DNA sequence from the Nakaseomyces glabratus chromosome E, complete sequence genome:
caaaataaaattattttcataATTTAGAATCTCTTTGtagaatattattattaatgtCTACTGCACTTGTTAGATAATACTAATAGTATTTACAtaaatacatatatttttatgaTAAAATCATAAGACCGTCCTTTGCTTGTTAAGAGAATGGAAACTTAAGAAGCCatgatgaatttgaattttctGATTATTGTAATCGTTTCATGGTTTAGATACCCAGTCAGATGAACTCATGTGAGATAATCTACTTAGCGCTCTAGCAAAAGCAAATCTCTCTTCATCTAGAGCAAATATCTTTGATTTCTGTGCAATCTCCTTAGAAAAGCCATGCTTTTCCACAAGTTCATCATTCTCAATAGCCTGTTCTTCAAACCCatcttgtttcttttgctCCTTTAACTTATAATCATTAATAAGTTGATCTGGCTCGACAAACAAGGAGGTAAAATCAGCTGCCCCGGTAGTTGCTATCTTCCCACCATTGTCATATACAGCATCCAAGAATGTAATAAAACGCCTTATTTCATCACGAACGAAAATAGTCAGATATGGAATGTCGGTAATAATGAAGGATCTGAAGTTGCTTGCTAAAGTCAAATAGTCACCTGCAGCAAGTGGTTGTCCACAAAGCTCTTTGAAAGTGAATTGTGCAACTTTGGGGGGTGTACATTTTGGAACATTCAATTCTCTACCCCAAATGGACAATTTGTAGTCATTGAAAGTTTGTTGACCGTGTAAGTTGGTGCCATCAGGATTTTTTGAGTCCGAGTCTTGTGCAAAGTAGCTGTACCACTCTTGGATATGGGTCTTTCTTATAACTTCAAATTCATGGCTAAAGTATTCTTCATCGTGTTTAGGGTAGCAATAGACGTTAGAGATAGGTCTGGGGATCTTACGATAGTCAATTGGTGAATCCAAGAATATCACTTCTGTCCTCTCTTTAATCAATTCAATACATGGTATGAATGATTTTCTCTGAACACCATTAATATAAAGATCATCAGGAGGCCTGTTAGAAGTAGCGAAGAGAACAACACCGTATTCTGGGGAGAGTAATGCTGTTAACAGCCTTCTCAATATCATTGCATCAGCAACATCAGCCACCTGAAACTCATCAAAACATAGAACATGAGATGTTTGTGCAATTTCCGCTGCTAGAAATGGTATACTGTCGAGATCGCGCCCCTTTGCCTTCCCTAAGGCATCAAGGTTTTGTTCTTTAATAATTTCATGAGATCTTTTATGAACATATTGCATGAACTGATGGAAATGAATTCTTCTCTTGGTCAAGTGTGGTGGCAGCACACTGTAGAATAGATCCATGAGCATTGTTTTACCACATCCAACATCACCATATAGATATATACCCTTTGGTATCTTAGAAACATCCTGGGAGGAGCCCTTACCAAAGAATCCGAGTTTAGATTTCAGTGAGTTCATGAGACTCAGCTGATCCAAAGCACTAGGAGTTTTTACTTCGGGCGGTTTATAGTTAACTAGAGAATCATATAGGTGGCCCAGTGAGCTAATTATGCCTTTCTGATACTCATCGTCTCGGAGTGTGCCGATCTTCACTAACCGCTTATACTCTTTGAGCGGTATTGACACCGCCTCCGTATGATTAAACCTGTACAGCAGCGTTGTTATCCGGTTGTATTGCGGTCTTAAACACCGCAAAGCACGCACATTAGCTACCAGCATCGCTAAACTCTTTGAACAATACTGTCAGCTGGGTTACACTCAAAAGTCAAAGTTGATCCAAATACGGAATAAAAAGCCTTACCAGTTCTATCTATGTATTGCCTTTATTTTAGCACAAGTCGCAAGCCCTAACGTTATTACAGCGACTACAGCATCTTATATAATGCTTGATGATTAATATGGAGTTGCAGCTATTTCCTCGAGgattt
Encoded proteins:
- the AFG1 gene encoding Afg1p (CAGL0E04114g~Ortholog(s) have role in cellular response to oxidative stress, protein import into peroxisome matrix, protein quality control for misfolded or incompletely synthesized proteins and mitochondrial inner membrane localization), which gives rise to MLVANVRALRCLRPQYNRITTLLYRFNHTEAVSIPLKEYKRLVKIGTLRDDEYQKGIISSLGHLYDSLVNYKPPEVKTPSALDQLSLMNSLKSKLGFFGKGSSQDVSKIPKGIYLYGDVGCGKTMLMDLFYSVLPPHLTKRRIHFHQFMQYVHKRSHEIIKEQNLDALGKAKGRDLDSIPFLAAEIAQTSHVLCFDEFQVADVADAMILRRLLTALLSPEYGVVLFATSNRPPDDLYINGVQRKSFIPCIELIKERTEVIFLDSPIDYRKIPRPISNVYCYPKHDEEYFSHEFEVIRKTHIQEWYSYFAQDSDSKNPDGTNLHGQQTFNDYKLSIWGRELNVPKCTPPKVAQFTFKELCGQPLAAGDYLTLASNFRSFIITDIPYLTIFVRDEIRRFITFLDAVYDNGGKIATTGAADFTSLFVEPDQLINDYKLKEQKKQDGFEEQAIENDELVEKHGFSKEIAQKSKIFALDEERFAFARALSRLSHMSSSDWVSKP